A section of the Larus michahellis chromosome 1, bLarMic1.1, whole genome shotgun sequence genome encodes:
- the LOC141737949 gene encoding uncharacterized protein LOC141737949, which translates to MKSWIILLAIVVSTAETQKQDMCTQGYPGIPGNPGHNGIPGRDGRDGSKGDKGDTGEAGLPGSPGKDGANGEKGERGANGTVEEKGNKGDKGERGRPGKLGPKGIIGSVGYKGQKGELGLQGQKGLKGDIGPIGPKGIKGEIGHPGRVGFPGPIGPPGNPGPKGNIGDLGPQGNPGVQGERGLKGDRGDKGNVGAPGVLPRSAFSVGLTTATKFPAPNRPIKFDKVLYNGLNDYNPATGKFTCKYPGAYYFTYHITVYSRNVRVALVKNGIKMLHTVDRYQSGEDQASGATILELQGGDEVWLQAHQGETFNGLFADADDDTTFTGFLLFSTSDPLEPLPSPDK; encoded by the exons ATGAAAAGCTGGATTATACTGCTGGCTATTGTAGtcagcacagcagaaacacaaaaaCAGGACATGTGTACCCAAGGGTATCCTGGCATCCCCGGCAATCCTGGGCACAATGGTATACCTGGTCGTGATGGACGTGACGGTTCAAAAGGCGACAAGGGAGATACAG GCGAAGCAGGACTTCCTGGAAGTCCAGGAAAAGATGGTGCAAATGGAGAGAAAGGTGAACGAG GAGCCAACGGGACAGTTGAAGAGAAGGGGAACAAAGGAGATAAAGGAGAAAGAGGACGACCTGGAAAACTGGGACCAAAAGGAATTATAGGGTCAGTGGGTTACAAAGGTCAgaagggagagctggggctgcaaGGGCAAAAGGGGTTAAAAGGAGACATTGGGCCGATAGGTCCAAAAGGGATAAAGGGCGAAATTGGCCACCCTGGAAGAGTTGGCTTCCCAGGGCCAATTGGCCCGCCTGGTAATCCGGGTCCTAAAGGCAATATTGGAGATCTGGGGCCACAGGGTAATCCTGGAGTTCAGGGGGAAagaggcctgaaaggagacagagGAGATAAGGGGAACGTAGGTGCCCCAGGAGTCCTGCCAAGGAGTGCTTTCAGTGTTGGCCTTACAACCGCCACCAAATTTCCCGCCCCGAATCGCCCGATCAAGTTTGACAAGGTGCTGTATAATGGTCTGAATGACTACAACCCAGCTACTGGCAAATTCACCTGCAAATACCCTGGCGCTTACTATTTCACCTACCACATCACTGTCTACTCAAGGAACGTCAGAGTAGCTCTAGTTAAAAATGGCATCAAGATGTTGCACACGGTGGATAGGTACCAGAGTGGAGAGGACCAGGCCTCGGGAGCCACCATCCTGGAGCTACAGGGAGGAGACGAGGTCTGGCTGCAGGCTCACCAAGGAGAGACTTTCAATGGGCTGTTTGCAGACGCTGATGATGATACCACCTTCACTGGGTTTCTCCTCTTCAGCACCTCTGACCCGCTGGAGCCACTGCCATCACCCGACAAGTAA